One Leptospira terpstrae serovar Hualin str. LT 11-33 = ATCC 700639 genomic region harbors:
- a CDS encoding lipase family alpha/beta hydrolase, producing MKKKILIGVLATLLSVPTSGLFAGPLDGQCIALVHGILGFDDTQGLAGGLVKYWGGLDGYLRSQGAKVTTPGSSATNSIPTRASQIQSSVSSWMTANGCSKVHLMGHSQGGLVIRYMVSNLGFSGKTQTVTTINSLHQGAPMADIVLGVIPSWLQPFANSALSLLAKLVYRDGRPQDVIAMGKSLTVSYVKTFNANSPNNSGIKYYSYGSQMAWADLIQHPIMALTHPITWAGGLFYGLGGANDGVVPLNSQKWGAWKGTPSSYWFATGIDHLQATNLAWSGQNYYDVQGHYLNIAKNAKAGL from the coding sequence ATGAAAAAGAAAATCTTGATTGGGGTTTTAGCGACCCTCCTCTCCGTCCCCACCTCCGGTCTGTTTGCCGGTCCTCTTGATGGTCAGTGCATTGCACTTGTCCATGGAATCCTTGGTTTTGATGATACACAGGGACTTGCTGGTGGACTCGTAAAGTATTGGGGAGGCCTTGACGGTTACCTTCGCAGCCAAGGTGCAAAAGTCACCACTCCTGGAAGTTCTGCGACAAACTCAATTCCTACTCGTGCAAGCCAAATCCAATCTTCTGTTTCCTCTTGGATGACAGCAAACGGTTGTTCTAAGGTTCATTTGATGGGCCATAGCCAAGGTGGACTTGTCATTCGTTATATGGTTTCCAATTTAGGATTTTCTGGAAAAACACAAACAGTGACTACTATCAATTCCCTTCACCAAGGGGCTCCAATGGCTGATATCGTTCTCGGAGTGATTCCTAGTTGGTTGCAACCTTTTGCAAACTCAGCTCTTAGTTTGCTTGCGAAATTAGTTTATCGCGATGGTCGTCCGCAAGATGTAATCGCTATGGGAAAATCACTAACAGTAAGTTATGTGAAGACTTTTAACGCAAATTCACCTAACAACTCTGGAATTAAATACTATTCTTATGGAAGTCAAATGGCTTGGGCTGACCTCATCCAACACCCGATCATGGCACTCACTCACCCGATCACTTGGGCTGGTGGATTGTTTTATGGATTAGGTGGTGCAAACGATGGTGTGGTTCCATTGAACTCTCAAAAATGGGGAGCTTGGAAAGGAACACCTTCTTCTTATTGGTTTGCTACTGGAATTGACCACTTACAAGCAACCAACTTGGCTTGGAGCGGACAAAACTATTACGATGTGCAAGGTCATTACTTGAACATCGCGAAAAACGCAAAAGCTGGTTTATAA